Part of the Ignatzschineria larvae DSM 13226 genome, CAGAGGGTGATCTATTGCAATTTTCAGGGCATACCCACGATGGGCAAGTATGGCCATATAACTATGTTGCCAGATGGGTTAATGGTGTTGCGCCGGGGTTATTACAAGAGGGCACTCACCATTACCTCATCAGTTCCGGCATTGGTCTTTGGGGCGGGCAGTTTAGAATTGGTACACGCTCGAATTATATCGTGTTAGACGTTTGTCAGTAACTTTGTCATTAATTTTATTACTGATTTTATAGTGAGATCGGTTCAAAATAAGCTTATTAAAATGCCGGCGCATCGGTTGATCGAGGCAAGGAAGCCGTTCTATCCGGCATCATGCAAGGGTTGTTGAGTACGGTTTTATGTTATCTCACAATACCAAATTTACTATACCAGTGAACTTGTCAGTAAAATGGGGCAGTTTCACTGTGTAGTAATGAGAAGTAGAGTGAAAAATATGGATTTTTATCAGAATCATTGTTGACAAAGAATTAAAAGCTCACTATAACTATTAACACGCAATGAGAACTTTTGAGAATGAGTTCACTAATCAATCAAATGATCAAATCAATCTCATCAGTTTTTCAAAAAGAACATAATTCAAAGGAATTCAGAAATGCAAACGATCAACTTTTATAGCTATTGGTGGCAAGCTCGCAACAGCGGGAGAGGTCACTGTGCATAGCTAAAAGTTTTATCTAGGCAGATCGATGAAGAACCCGCAAACAACAATGCGGGTTTTTTTATGTCTCTAGAATCGCTAAAACAATCCGCAGATAGATGATGAAATGATGATAAGACACTATTAAAGATTGGAGTAGCAAGATGAAAGAGATGCAAGAAATGAGCAATAATCCGGCGATGAATAGAGCAGAGTTATCTGTAGAGATAATGGCGATTTTCCAAAAGCTCTATAGTGGGGAATCGATGACCCAAGCGGAGAGTTATCAACTCTTTACCGCTATCGCCGAGGGGAAAATCAGTGAATCTCGATTAAGTGCGGCGCTGATCTCAATGAAATTACGGGGCGAAACGCCTGCAGAGCTTGCCGGTGCAGCGAGTGCCTTTATCGCATTAGCCAAACCATTCCCGGCGATTGAACAACCCTTTGCCGATATCGTTGGCACAGGTGGCGATGGACTCAATACCGTCAATATCTCAACGGCTAGCGCTTTAGTGGCTTCTTGCTGTGGTGCAACGGTGATTAAACACGGTAATCGCAGTGTTTCAAGTTTAACGGGCTCATCTGATCTATTACAAGCGCTTGGGATTGATCTTTTCAAAACGCCGGAAGCTGCGAAAGAATCGGTAATGGACAATGAGATTACCTTTCTCTTTGCACCGCATTATCATACAGGCTTTAAATATGCGGCCAAAACACGAGCAGAACTCAAAACGCGCACTATTTTTAATATCCTAGGACCATTAACCAATCCGGCGCGTCCTAAGCGAGCGATGATCGGTGTGTATGATCCGCAATTAACAGAACTGATCGCACAGACCGGCGCGCTTCTCGGCTATGAACATCTCTTAGTGATTCACGGCGGTGGAATGGATGAGGTAGCCCTTCATAGCGCCACGAAAGTGACAGAATTAAAAGCAGGAAATATTACCACGTATGAGGTGAATCCTGCTGATTTTGGTCTACATTATCATCCCCTTGAAGCGTTACGTGGTGGGGATGCGCTTGAGAATCGCCGAACATTATTACAACTCTTATCAGGCAACGCACCACTTGCACATCAAGAAGCGGTGGCGATCAATGTGGCGCTCTTCTTGACGCTATTTGGCAAAGAGAATTTACAAGAGAATGCCGAGCAGGCGTTAGAGGCCATTCGTTCAGGGCGCGCCTTAGAGAAATTAGCCATTTTAACCGAAAAAGATTCTGCATCCTTTGCCGAAGAGCTTATTCGAGCCTAAGGAAAAGAGAAGAACCGAAAGATCCATAACGATAACCACAACCCTTATTCAAAACATTGCACAATAGGATAGAGAAGGAACCGTAGAGATGAGTATGACTGTATTAGAATCGATTGTCGCCCAACGCCGGATAGATATTGCCCAATTACGGAGCGAGCGCTCTTTGCAATTAGTGCAGGATAATATTATGGGGGAAACTGTCAGTGAGCCACGATTCTATCAAGCGATTGAAGCCCCAAAAAAGGCACACAAGCCGGCCTATATCTTAGAATGCAAACGCGCATCCCCTTCAAAAGGATTGATCCGCACCGATTTTAATTTATCCACCATTATTAGCGCTTATGAACCTTATGCCACTGCGATTTCAGTTTTAACAGAAAATCGTCACTTCGGCGGAAGTTATGAGGATCTGAAGCAAGCTCGGCAATTGACAACCCGCCCGTTACTCTGCAAAGATTTTATAGTGGATGTCTATCAGCTCTACTTAGCTAAAGAGGCCGGCGCTGATGCGGTGCTCTTAATGCTTTCGGTATTACGAGATGATGAGTATCGCTATTTTGCAGAGACTGCTCATACGCTTGGTTTAGGGATCTTAACGGAAGTGAATAATGAAGCGGAAGCGGCAAGGGCACTCAAATTACAAGCGCGTATTATCGGCATTAATAATCGTAATTTGCACGATCTTTCCATTGATTTGAGTAAAACTGAACGACTTCGCGCTTTAATGCCACAAGATCAGTGTGTTATCAGTGAATCCGGGATTCATCAATATGCCGATATTCAACGTCTACGCCGGACGGCCGATGGTTTTTTGATTGGCAGTCATCTAATGGCTAGCGATCATCTGTCCCAAGCCTTACAACAGCTATTGCAAGGGGGCTATAAAGTCTGTGGCTTAACCTCGGCAGAAGATGCCAAATTAGCCTACGAAGCCGGTGCAACGTATGGTGGATTGATCTTCATTCTCTCAAGTCCTCGGGGTGTCACTTATCATCAAGCCAAAGTGATTCGAGAATCTGCGCCCCTAAAATGGGTGGGCGTTTTTCAAAATGATGATATCGATACCATTGCTTTTATTGCACAAGAGGTGGGATTATCAGCGGTACAACTGCACGGCGAAGAACCCCAAAGTTATATTTCAAAGCTTCGTCAATTATTACCGCACCATATTCAAATTATTAAGGCCTTGCCGGTGCGGGAAAATACACTGCCGCTAATGGATTACCAAGATGTCGATTACTATCTATTAGACGGCGTTAAAGGGGGAAGTGGAGAACCTTTTAATTGGCAATTGTTAGCGAATCGCGATCTTTCTAATTGCTTTATTGCCGGCGGTATTTCCTGCGATAACATCTCGGAAGTCTTGCAATATCCCGCCTTTGGATTAGATATCAACTCAAAAGTAGAAAAATCCCCCGGCAAAAAAGATCCGGTCAAGTTACAAGCGATTTTTCAGACATTAAGAGCAATGGCAAACGTTTAAACAGTAGATTGAAATGCTTAAAAGACAATCAAACAACAACTAAAAAATTACTAGACGATATTACGAAACGATATTCCTAAAAACGATTATTAAAGAGAGTATAACAATGAGACAACTCTATCCTTACTTTGGTGAATTTGGTGGGCAATATGTCCCGGAATTATTAATTCCCGCTCTTGATCAATTAGAAAATGCCTTTATTGAAGCCCAGCAAGATCCGGAATTTCAGGCAGAATTGATGGATCTGCTGAAAAACTACGCCGGTCGTCCAACGGCTTTGACCCTTTGCCGTAATTTAACGGCAGGGACAGCGAGTAAATTATATCTCAAACGAGAAGATCTACTGCACGGTGGCGCGCATAAGACGAACCAAGTATTAGGGCAAGCGCTATTAGCGAAACGAATGGGGAAAACTGAGATTATTGCCGAAACAGGTGCCGGTCAACACGGCGTTGCCACAGCCCTTGCTTGTGCGCTTTTAAATATGAAATGCCGAATCTATATGGGCGCAAAAGATATTGAGCGACAAAAACCGAATGTTTTTCGGATGGAGCTAATGGGTGCAACAGTGATTCCGGTTACCAGTGGTTCAGGTACGCTAAAAGATGCCTGTAATGAGGCGCTGAGAGATTGGTCTGCAAGTTATAAAACGACCCATTATCTCTTAGGAACTGCTGCGGGTCCGCATCCATTTCCAACGATTGTACGGGAATTTCAGAAGATGATCGGTGAAGAGACAAAAGTGGAGATTCTCAAGCGCGAAGGGCGCTTACCTGATGCGGTGATTGCCTGTATTGGCGGTGGTTCTAATGCCATTGGGATGTTTACGGATTTTATCCCGGAGAGTGATGTTCGTTTAATCGGTGTTGAACCAGCAGGTAAAGGGATTCATACCGGCGAACACGGTGCTTCCCTCAAATATGGTACGCCGGGAATCTATTTTGGAATGAAATCCCACTTGATGCAGACAGAGGAAGGGCAGATCAAAGAGTCTTACTCAATTTCAGCAGGACTTGATTTCCCGTCCGTAGGGCCACAACACGTTCATTTAAATGAGATCGGCAGAGCAGAATATGTGTCGGTCACAGATGAAGAGGCGCTCGATGCATTCCAGCAACTCGCTAGACACGAAGGAATTTTGCCGGCGTTAGAATCATCTCACGCTTTAGCTTATGCGCTGAAGATGATTCACGCAGAGCCAGAAAAGGCGCAATTATTAGTGGTCAATCTCTCAGGTCGAGGAGATAAGGATATCTTTACGGTACATAAAATTTTAGAGGAGCGCGCATAATATGAATCGCTATCAACAATGCTTTCAGCAGTTAGCCGAAAAACAGGAACAAGCTTTTATCCCCTTTGTCGTATTGGGCGATCCTACCTTTGAGGATTCGTTAGCGATTATTGATCAATTAGTAGCTTCCGGCGCAGATGCGTTAGAGTTAAGCATTCCATTTTCTGATCCGCTTGCCGATGGGCCGGAGATTCAAACCGCTGTGCTCCGGGCGATGGATAATGGAATGAGTGTGGCACGAAGTTTTGAGTTACTCAAGATCATTCGCGAACGTCATCCGCATATTCCTATCGGGCTTTTGATGTATGCCAATTTGATAAATGCCAAAGGATTATCGGCTTTTTATCAAGCGTGCCAAGAGGCGGGCGTAGATTCCGTATTAGTCGCCGATGTCCCGCTACGGGAGGCTAAGCCTTTTGTAACAGAGGCTCGGAAATACAATATCGCACCGATCTTTATCTGCCCGCCCGATGCCACTGATGAAACGATCGAAGGCATTGCAGCGCAAGGGGAAGGTTACACCTATCTTGTCTCTCGTGCCGGCGTGACAGGCGTTGATCAAGCATTACTCAGTGATGCCACAGATAATATTGCAAGACTTAAAAAAGCCGGCGCACCCCCGATTATTCAAGGCTTTGGTATTGCCACAAAAGCACAAGCGGAGCATTATCTTGCGCTCGGCATTGAGGGCGTGATTAGTGGTTCAGCGATCGTGAAATTGATTCGAACTCACTATCAAGAAGAGGCGCATTGTGCGGATCTAGCAACATTATTGCCGACATTAGCAGAATTTGTCACCAGCTTAAAATCGGCTACGAAACCTGCTTAAGAATGCGATTTGTTCGATTATAGAGATGATAAGAGTGATCACAAAAGGATCTAAAAAAGGAGAGGTTTACAAACTGAAAGAATCAGAAATTGAGTAATGGATTAAGAGATATTCCCTTTAAGAAGGAATTTATCGTATAATCTACGATTCTTAAATAGCGTGCTTATTTTTAGATCCTTTTCAATCTAGTATTGCTAGATTCATTTTGAGACTTCAGCAAAACAAAGGTATTTTCAATGCATAAATTAGTCTATCTACTCTTTATCGTATTAGTTGCGGGCTTAATCTATATGATCACAATGCCCTTTATTATGCTCTATGAAGATCAACAAGCGATTGTGGAAGAAGAGGTCACTTACTTCATTCCAGAAGGTGGCTTACAATCCCACTATCACAAAGAAGTAGAGATGGCAAAGGGCAAAAGAGTCCGTGAGCGAGAAGCAAAAGCCGCAGAAGCGAACAGCCAAGAGTAATTAAACTGATCTCAGACTGATCGCTATTACTACCAAGCTAGAACAACAAGCATTGAGTAAGAAGTACCATTCGAGAGAGTGGTACTTTTTTGTTGTTTGTCATAGGAGATTATTTGTTAGAAGGTTTTAGGTTAATTATTGGGAACACTTTCTAAACATTATAGATAAAACCTTACTTATCTAGTACTATTTCTACCTATAATAAAGCAGAAATTAAATAAAGGTATTACATGGAAACTGAATTAATCAAAGCACTCAATGGCGTTTTAAAAGCATTTCCTCAATTTTGGGATGGGGAGAAGTTACACCGTTCTTTAGTGATTGATGCGATTAATCAAAAGGAACCAGCTCTGATCAAAGCACTCATTAATAATGACAAGATCAAAGAGAATTACAGCAGTGAGATCGAGGGAGTTTTACTCTTTGATTTTGAGAAGCTTATAAACCTCTTGAAATATAAAGAGTTTTGGTACGACAGTTTTACTAAATACCGCAATACCATTGGTTTAACGAGTGAAGGGAAATATCTTAACTACAATAGCGATGTCGTTTTAGATTTTCCTTTTAAAGATTGCGTACTTGAAGGTGGCATGACCAAAGAGGATCAAGGTAAAGATGAGATCTATTACAATGAAGTGATTGCCCGCGATGAAATTGATCGTCTTTTTGCTCCCAAAGTGCTTACCAAGACAAAGCGCTATACCAAAGAGGGCATTGAAGAGAATATTACTGATTTTAGCGATGAAGATAACCTGATCATTAAAGGCAATAATCTCATTGCACTTCACTCTTTAAAAGAGCGCTATGCCGGCAAAGTCAAACTTATCTATATTGATCCACCTTATAATACTGGGAATGATAGCTTTAAATATAATGATCGTTTTAATCGTTCTACGTGGCTGACTTTCATGAAAAATCGCCTTGAAGTTGCGAGAGATTTGTTAAGTGATGATGGGGTGATTTTTGTTCATATTGGTGATGATGAAGTTCATTATTTGAAGATTTTGATGGATTCTATTTTTGATGAAGAAAAATTTATAGCTACAATTCCAAGAAAAACAAGAAATGGAAAATCTGATGTACCTTATAAATTATCACAAGATTATGATTGGCTATTAACATATACCAAATCTTCGGATACGAAAAAATCGCTATTCAAAAGAACGATTGAACGAAAATATTATGAATCGCCTGATTTTCCAAACGATAAATGGCGCTTATCTGATTTAACAACGCAGAGAACAATAGTAGAGCGACCAAAATCTGATTTTACATTAGTAAATCCTAAGAATCAGGAGGAATATCCTGTTAATCCTAATAGATCTTGGGCTATTACAATTGATACTGTTCAATCGTATTTAGAAAAAAATAAAATTGTATTTCCAGGAGATTATGATTTTCTGAATATTAAGATTCCAGCAATGAGAACTTTCTTATCTGAAGAAATAGAACTGAAAGGAGAGGATTTTAATAAGGCATATGTATCTAGCGAGTTTTTGAATAAGACAATGGATGACTTTTTAAATAATCTTACCAATAGAAAAGGCAATGATGAATTAGTAGGATTATTTAATAATAAAGACTTTTCTTATCCGAAACCGGAAGCATTAATTGAAAAAATATTAGAATACTGCACTGTAAAAACAGACCTTATTTTAGACTTCCACTTAGGCAGTGGAACAACAGCGGCAGTCGCGCATAAAATGGGGCGTAGATATATTGGTATTGAGCAGATGGATTATATCAATGAGATTACCGTACCAAGATTACAAAAAGTGATTGAAGGTGAACAAGGTGGAATTTCTAAAGATGTTGAGTGGCAAGGTGGTGGAAGTTTTGTCTATGTGGAATTGATGGAGCTTAATTATCGCTTTATCCATGAAATTGAAAAGGCGCAGGATTATGAAGCATTAACGTCAATTCTTGAAGAAATGAAAGTCAATGCACATCTTAACTATCATGCTGATCTCAATAAGGTATTAAAAACTGCTTATGAAATGGATGGAATGCCAAGAAAAGTAAGCTTTGATGAATTAGAGCTTCATGAACAGAAAAAGCTATTGATTGAATTACTCGATAAGAATCAGTTATATGTAAGCCTTTCTGAAATCAATGATAAAACATTGTATATTTCAGAAACAGATAAAGCCTTTAATCGTAGTTTTTATGAGAAGGATTAATCATGGCAAAGAAACCAATCAATAAGGATCTACTATTTAACCAGTTTAAAGAGTTTGACCGTTTAGGGTTATTTTCTGAAAACTACGAAGTCCCTAATTATGTTAAGGATAATTTAAAAGACCAATTACGCCCTTATCAGGATGAAGCATTGCGTTATTTGCATTATGCCCAAAATAATCCAGAAGCGGATGTTCGTTATAAGCATCTTCTTTTTAATATGGCAACAGG contains:
- the trpD gene encoding anthranilate phosphoribosyltransferase translates to MMAIFQKLYSGESMTQAESYQLFTAIAEGKISESRLSAALISMKLRGETPAELAGAASAFIALAKPFPAIEQPFADIVGTGGDGLNTVNISTASALVASCCGATVIKHGNRSVSSLTGSSDLLQALGIDLFKTPEAAKESVMDNEITFLFAPHYHTGFKYAAKTRAELKTRTIFNILGPLTNPARPKRAMIGVYDPQLTELIAQTGALLGYEHLLVIHGGGMDEVALHSATKVTELKAGNITTYEVNPADFGLHYHPLEALRGGDALENRRTLLQLLSGNAPLAHQEAVAINVALFLTLFGKENLQENAEQALEAIRSGRALEKLAILTEKDSASFAEELIRA
- the trpCF gene encoding bifunctional indole-3-glycerol-phosphate synthase TrpC/phosphoribosylanthranilate isomerase TrpF — protein: MSMTVLESIVAQRRIDIAQLRSERSLQLVQDNIMGETVSEPRFYQAIEAPKKAHKPAYILECKRASPSKGLIRTDFNLSTIISAYEPYATAISVLTENRHFGGSYEDLKQARQLTTRPLLCKDFIVDVYQLYLAKEAGADAVLLMLSVLRDDEYRYFAETAHTLGLGILTEVNNEAEAARALKLQARIIGINNRNLHDLSIDLSKTERLRALMPQDQCVISESGIHQYADIQRLRRTADGFLIGSHLMASDHLSQALQQLLQGGYKVCGLTSAEDAKLAYEAGATYGGLIFILSSPRGVTYHQAKVIRESAPLKWVGVFQNDDIDTIAFIAQEVGLSAVQLHGEEPQSYISKLRQLLPHHIQIIKALPVRENTLPLMDYQDVDYYLLDGVKGGSGEPFNWQLLANRDLSNCFIAGGISCDNISEVLQYPAFGLDINSKVEKSPGKKDPVKLQAIFQTLRAMANV
- the trpB gene encoding tryptophan synthase subunit beta encodes the protein MRQLYPYFGEFGGQYVPELLIPALDQLENAFIEAQQDPEFQAELMDLLKNYAGRPTALTLCRNLTAGTASKLYLKREDLLHGGAHKTNQVLGQALLAKRMGKTEIIAETGAGQHGVATALACALLNMKCRIYMGAKDIERQKPNVFRMELMGATVIPVTSGSGTLKDACNEALRDWSASYKTTHYLLGTAAGPHPFPTIVREFQKMIGEETKVEILKREGRLPDAVIACIGGGSNAIGMFTDFIPESDVRLIGVEPAGKGIHTGEHGASLKYGTPGIYFGMKSHLMQTEEGQIKESYSISAGLDFPSVGPQHVHLNEIGRAEYVSVTDEEALDAFQQLARHEGILPALESSHALAYALKMIHAEPEKAQLLVVNLSGRGDKDIFTVHKILEERA
- the trpA gene encoding tryptophan synthase subunit alpha, with translation MNRYQQCFQQLAEKQEQAFIPFVVLGDPTFEDSLAIIDQLVASGADALELSIPFSDPLADGPEIQTAVLRAMDNGMSVARSFELLKIIRERHPHIPIGLLMYANLINAKGLSAFYQACQEAGVDSVLVADVPLREAKPFVTEARKYNIAPIFICPPDATDETIEGIAAQGEGYTYLVSRAGVTGVDQALLSDATDNIARLKKAGAPPIIQGFGIATKAQAEHYLALGIEGVISGSAIVKLIRTHYQEEAHCADLATLLPTLAEFVTSLKSATKPA
- a CDS encoding DNA methyltransferase, whose product is METELIKALNGVLKAFPQFWDGEKLHRSLVIDAINQKEPALIKALINNDKIKENYSSEIEGVLLFDFEKLINLLKYKEFWYDSFTKYRNTIGLTSEGKYLNYNSDVVLDFPFKDCVLEGGMTKEDQGKDEIYYNEVIARDEIDRLFAPKVLTKTKRYTKEGIEENITDFSDEDNLIIKGNNLIALHSLKERYAGKVKLIYIDPPYNTGNDSFKYNDRFNRSTWLTFMKNRLEVARDLLSDDGVIFVHIGDDEVHYLKILMDSIFDEEKFIATIPRKTRNGKSDVPYKLSQDYDWLLTYTKSSDTKKSLFKRTIERKYYESPDFPNDKWRLSDLTTQRTIVERPKSDFTLVNPKNQEEYPVNPNRSWAITIDTVQSYLEKNKIVFPGDYDFLNIKIPAMRTFLSEEIELKGEDFNKAYVSSEFLNKTMDDFLNNLTNRKGNDELVGLFNNKDFSYPKPEALIEKILEYCTVKTDLILDFHLGSGTTAAVAHKMGRRYIGIEQMDYINEITVPRLQKVIEGEQGGISKDVEWQGGGSFVYVELMELNYRFIHEIEKAQDYEALTSILEEMKVNAHLNYHADLNKVLKTAYEMDGMPRKVSFDELELHEQKKLLIELLDKNQLYVSLSEINDKTLYISETDKAFNRSFYEKD